Part of the Vigna unguiculata cultivar IT97K-499-35 chromosome 3, ASM411807v1, whole genome shotgun sequence genome, GAACACACCCAGCAGTCTAGCAGCATCAAAAAACAACAATTATGAGTAGTTTACACGCTCCCCCCAATTCATTATCAGCTTCCGTTGACTTTGACCACAACAGATAACGGTAagatttcagaaaaaaaaaatccctaaATTCCTCTCAAGATAAGTAAAAAGTGAACTAGACGTTAAAATTCATGCCAATAGAAAAAACTTTTGATGAAccgaaaacaaaatttgaattattgaaAGTCTGGAAATACCAATTGTTGACGCCACGATAATTCTACAACAGGGATCggacattacaatattataagagttaaaattaaaaggaaagaGTATGAAGGGAATACCAGAATGAGAAGGCAAAGGAGAGATTTGGCGGTGACAAGAATTGTGTCCACCGCCATGGCCTCCACAGCAGAGGCGGTGCGCATGGTCTTCTCCACCGTGATGAGAGAAGATAACTCCTCCATAGTTGTAAGCTAAATATTCAGAAATAAAAAGGAATGAAAAcgcaaagagagaagagaagaggaaTCTGAAAGAGAGCGAAGAGAATCGAAGTGGGGGAAGAAGGAGTTCGGTCCGGTTAGGATAAACCCTTGGTTGGTCCAGTTAGGGTTTTTGACAGCAACTAATTGCTTATGTCATCTCAATGTTAATGAATATTCTGGACagggttattattattatacaagaagaaaaaactgaaatgaatcttaataaatatataaaaaagtaaggGCAGTGGTAAAAGAAtcttataaaaaacattaattgagcaaattaatattaataaaagaaagaattttGTGGCAGTTGATCTATGACatccataataataaataaaatgtattttgcTTTCCTTTGTTTTTGGTGTGTATTTAATAACTAGGTAGATTTTGTTGTATAGGATAAAATGtaccatatttaaaaaatgtagtgTAGAGAAACTAATTTTAGATTGTAATGAAACTCAGATAAGTTTTGTTGTTAAAAGTATTTATAGATATAAAGATACTAAAAATATGGTGTGATGAATTAATTCGTAATTGGTATAGTATTTTGGTTCGGGCAGAGGAAAAAGGAAGGGTGAATAAAGAGTTAAGAAGAGAATGGAGTGACAAACAGAAAGACACCAAGTGGCGTGGCCTGCTAGAATAGAATGATATCTATGAATAGACTCCTCTCTCTCATCAAATCGGAATTGCTATTGTCTCTTTGATTCCTTTGTATCGTCCTGAGAGGGTCAACAGGGACGGCCATGACCCAAaccctctctttctctctccatcGTTCTTTATCGCCTGCGCAGAAAAACCCTAGAAATTAACCAACCAACCAATCCTCTATTCTCCATTCCccgatttttctttttgtatttaaattttggttCAATCGCCAACCCCTCCCTCGAAGTCAACGCGGGAGCCCCTCAATCAGGTTTCGAAAAGCTCGATCTATGTCATCCGAGATCGAGGTCGTCGAGGAGGTGCAGTCGCGCGATGAGCAATCGCTGGCGTCGGGAGGCGGCGATGCCGTGCCGGATGAGAGCCTCCGGAACGACGTCTACACGGCGGCGTCGTACGGGGATTTGGAGAAGCTGAAGAGATTGGTGGAGGAAGAGGGTTGCCCCGTCACCGAGCCCGATGGGTTGGGTTACTACGCGCTTCAGTGGGCTGCACTCAACAATTGGACTGCCGTTGCTCAGTACATCATTGAGGTTCTTTGATCGGTTTGTTGAATTGCGTTTGCTTACCTTTGCTTCTCGAGCTTGCCCCTTGGTTTTGCCCGTTGTTTGCTCTTGCCTCCTTTATGATGTATCCCTTGTTTTGACATTTACTGAATTAGTGTTTTTTACTgcaacaaaagaaataaaatgtagGAGTTAGTtacttgttgttgttgttgttgttgtttaagGAGGGTGTAGATGTAGGAAAGAAGATAGTTTGATGATAATGATGGTGAGTGTCATGCTCTTGGTTTGAATTGGTTAAAGTAGCTTACTGTAGCTCGGATTGGCTTTTGTTCGTCATGTTTATGTTACGAAATGGCTTGGCTTGTTTGTGGTGGAATTGAATGTATGCATTGAGATTTGGCTTGTTAGAACGTGTGGAATTAGaccttttttctttatgttgATTTGGCGTACGAAATTGAGTGGTTGGTTTATCTTTGGCAGCATGGGGGCGATGTAAATGCAAAGGATCATACTGGCCAGACGGCCCTACATTGGAGTGCAGTTCGGGGTGCTATCCAGGCTGCAGAGCTTTTACTTCAGGAGGGTGCTCGAGTGAGTGCTGCCGATATGAATGGTTATCAGGTTAGATTGATCTGAatgttttaatctttattacAGTGATTGCTGGTGGGGTAAAGCAGTTAACGTTATTTTTTAGCTCTTATACCTGGTTGTCTGCATCTGGTTACATCTAGGAAATTGGTAGTTTAGGGTTCTTGTTTTACTTGAACCACATGTGTGCAGCTGTAAATGTTGTTTACTAATTATAATGTACTTGGACTCAGACAATCCATGTTGCTGCACAATTTGGTCAGACGGCTTTCCTTTACCACGTTGTTTCAAAATGGAACGCTGACCCTGATGTCCCTGATAATCATGGAAAAAGCCCCTTGCATTGGTAATAAAAGATCTGCCGTTCAACCTTTCTTTCTGTTGAAATGGATGTTTTCGCTTTTCCATTTTTCCTAATTGCTATGTTGTCAGTTGGCCAACCCGTTAACTGATGCTCTGACAAATTATTTGCTGAGTATGTGTCCTTTGACACTATTTTTACTGATTTATGATACCTTCTTTTCTTCAAGCAAACTGCAAGGGTTGTTGGTTGGTTATTTCAAAGCAGATCGTAAACCTAAAAGTGTATTTGGTAGTATTGACTTATGTAGGGTGGTCATCCCTATTAGCCAAAGTTGAAAACTCTTTTTAGCCTACAGGGTCTTAATTAATTGTCTAATATGTCAACGCTTGTGATGAACATCGTGAAATTTCTCTCGGCACATTTTCCATGTAATATTACCCAACATGAaagattattttgaaattaaaaggcCAAGAGACATGTGACATACTTCATTTCTATTACATATGTGGCCATgttctttatatttatacttGGAATTCTCTCAATAATACATTGGTCATATCTTCATCCAATTTGACTCAATTCTTTTGTTTCTCCAGATAGAAAGTTGCCCCATGTTTTCCTCTGAAGTTTATTGTACAGTGTTACTGAATTAGTTTACTATATGTGCTAGTTACTGGGTTACATATTCGTATTTTCCCttctaaataaattatgaatggTTCTGCTTcagtgaaatttttatatagttCTTCGGTATTTTAGTGCTATACTTTATGCTTCCTTTCTCACTTGAATTTTAGGGCTGCTTACAAAGGGTTTGCCGATTGTATACGTCTTTTGTTATTTCTTGATGCACATAGGGGACGTCAAGATAAAGAGGGTATGTTTCAATGCTCTATCCTGAACTCCTTTTATTCTCCTCAAACTAATCATCCATTAAATGATGAATTCATCTTTTTATTTCAAagcataattattttttctttttatttatttttttatattttaaggttGCACTCCTCTTCATTGGGCTGCTATTAGGGGGAACTTGGAGGCCTGTACTGTGTTAGTGCAGGCTGGCAAGAAGGAAGATCTAATGTTGGCTGATTATACAGGCCTTACACCAGCACAACTTGCTTCTAATAAGAATCACAGACAAGTTGCTTTTTTCCTTGTATGTGTTTTATAATCAACATAGTTTGATTTGATCACTACTTTGCTTTCCATCACTTTACAATATTTCCATCTGTTGTAATTTGAGAATTGGACTGGCTGTGGCTTATTTTCCTGAAAGCATCCGTGTTTATTGAATTTATAGGATGGGCGCTTGAGTGGACTATGTATGTTCATATATTAACCAATTATGGATATCGTGTAGGGGAATGCCCGAAGGCTGCTTGACAAACGCTGTGATGGGAACAGCCGTCTTGGAAGAATTTCTAAATTAGGACTTGCGCCCATCCTTTGGTGCATAATTTTTGTGCTCTTGGTTACTTATATTCATTCGGTCATCTTGGGTATCTATCTTGGCTTCCACATATGGAATCAATTATGTCTGCATGTGAGCACTTGCATGCATAATTATTCCTTTATTTTGATGGTTGTCTCACTATCATTTGTATCTTACTTTTTCCTATAGCGACAAAATTGCCAAAGCTTACAGCTGCAGCTGGTCTTCTTGCATGGTTTGGAGTTTTGCTTGCAACTGTTGGTTTGGTTATGTTTTACAAGTGTAGCTTGTAAGTGATGTGGTCTTAAATTTTACAACTTCATGAGAATACCCTCTATGTGATTAAATACAAGAAAAAGATCTTTCTTCAGAGACTTCTAGGATTTTCTTACTGCTGCTATTTAATGTATTTGGATGAGGATTATTGGTGGTTTGATCGGGCAACTCTTATTCTATagcaatatataaatttttgcaATGTATTGTTCAATTGCTTTGATGGTTCTAATCCTCTTTCCTATACAAATTGTTTAGAGGAAAAGTAGGGGAAATTTATGTGAAAACCATTGGTCTTGGGTGGGATGTATGAAAAGAGGAGTGTTTCAGGTATTATCTGTGATATTAAGGTACAAGTTCAATTATAAGATAGGGTAGGGATCATAATGTTGCATTGAGTGAGTGACATACTTGATAATATATGTTTGGGAATGAATACAATCTTGCCTTGGGTGGTTTTACTTAAgattaaaaatgaagaaatatatcTTGAAGGGCTTGAAGGACTCCTCTCACTATGTTCTGTTTATAATGAAAAACTGATATAAGAATACATAGAAGATTAAGGGACTACACTAGATACCTAGGTGCAAAACTAGGTGCGGCTATAGGTACATCTGATAGATGTTTCCAACACTCTACACCCTATACTTAGGGTTAATGATAATACATAGATGTAATTACTCTAACAGTTTTGATATATGTGGAGTAGACTCGTAGCTCCCTTAAGGAAAATAAAGCATGGATTGGATGTAGGGTAGTCCTGATGCTAGAGCAGAATGAGATCAAGAATTATATGTCAATAGTTGGTCTATACAATGTAGACTTGATTTACATAAAAACATTTTGGCATTGTTTGAACCATGTTGCAGACCCTGGATTCATAGAAAATGCTTGGGTTCTATTACCGGAATCCAAATTAATAAAGACTATTATGTGTGTTATTTTATGGTACAATCAGGTCTAGTCTAAGAATCTCTTTCCTTGCTACCCTAGGATAGCTAGGTAATACGGTCATGGGTTCTGACAAGTATTACTGTAACCTGTATGTTTACAATAATTCCATTCAGTGTTGCCAACTTCTGGGTGTATATCCTGAGTAGCTTCTCTTTGaatgtaattttagttttactcaattttataaaatcaactaGCACAATGGAGTTTGTTCTCActtgtatattataatttgaccATTTAGTCGATGTAGTATTCTCAACAACACACACTTCACACCGATGACTGAACATCTTAAGCATGAGATTAGATATTGTGGGTGGTATTAGACTTTCTACACCATCTTGGAAAGTGAGCTCTATCCTTGcttatatattgtaatttgACTATATCTCTAATCTAATCTGTGTGGGATCTTTAATATGCACCCTCACTTAAGAATTGGACATCTCAAGCATGGGACTAGATCTTTGTAAGTGATCTGGTAGTGGTGAGATAGTGAGTGGCAAAATTAGTCCAATAAACCCTTTCAAGGTTATGTTCTAATACCATCTTAGTTAGTGGATTTAGGCCCAACTCAAGTTTACAATATTGACTTCTAATGTGAGGTTTGCACTCACTTATACACTATGGTTTGACTATATTTTAGTCGGTGTGGGATCTCCAACACACTCATGTTGAGGATTGAACATCTCGGCCTTGACACTAGATATTGTGGGTGGTTCAATAATGGTTAGATAGCAAGTCAAAAGGTAGGCCGAACAAGCCTTATTAGGATAGATTCTAATACCATCTTAGAAAGTATTTAGGCATAACTTAAGCATATAAAATtggtttgtaaggtgaggttttgTCTCCCCTTGTATATTGCAATTTAGTCATACATCTAGTCGATGTGCTATCTTCAATATTTCATTGTTAAAAtgtttgataaatatatatggTTAGTGTCCTGTGGAGCTTCTGGACAACTATTTTCTAAACCTTTTTGTTTGACCTCTCAAGATAACAAATCAATGACATTCAATCTAGGGTGGTGTTGGTTTCTAATGTATGGTGATCAATACATGATAAAAGTACAACCCAGAAGTAGACATGCTCTATatcatatttcattttcatttgctGTTCCTGTGAATATCCAGCAGTTTCAAATTGATTCTAGATGCCCGCTGCATTCTATATTTAAGCTCTCTTtaagttgttttattttatttatttatttttttgttttcttaatctcGCATCCCCTCTCTCTTGCAGTAAGGATCCTGGTTATATTAGAATGAACATGCGTGACACTCAGGATTCAAAAGATgatgtgagttttttttttctttcttttttcaccTGATATCTACTTCAATTTTGTCAACCTCTCCCTCAGATTTTATACTGTATAGCATGTGGCATTCTCTTAAAAAGATTGAATGATTGTTGCAGGAGCCTCTTTTGAAGATTGAGATAAACAATCCTGCTTTACTTGCTGGAAACTGGTCCCAGCTTTGTGCAACATGCAAGGTTCTCTTTGCTTTCTTTTGATTGTCTTACTCTGAAGCCTATAAATGTCTTGCAAACACAGACTACAAATGCCCATGCTTCTTTGCTTTGAACGGTTTCTAACAATTTCATGTTGGCTTTTCTTTAGATTGTCAGGCCTCTTCGAGCAAAACACTGTTCTACCTGTGACCGTTGTGTGGAACAATTTGATCATCATTGTCCCTGGGTGTCTAATTGCATCGGCAAGGTACTTCTGGATGTATTTGTTTTACATGCTATGCATTTGGCTGAtaattgaacattttaaaaatttcaatgtaTCATTTACTTTAACGGAAAAATGATACATCTGGGACAATTTGTTATATTCTGTCATCTACCTTATGGATGGAGCATAACACCTATGCTTTATTTGGATTCAAATGGGGGTGGAAAGAGTGAGAAAGGAGGGgaaagagaggagaaaattagatGGTTTGGATTAAGTGAAAGTGAATAGATTTGAGTACAAAGTTTGTAATAGATGTGACTAAAAAAATGTGTTATGTACTGAATTACTTATATGCCCTTGGTGGTATTTTATTGATGATGGGTATCCACATGTCTTCAGCATTTAACTAGTAATTTAATATAAGAGATGTAACAACATACACAAGAGATACCAATGTAAAAAATCTCATGCATGGTAATGAATTACTTGGACCATAATCTATTATGGCTTTATGTATAATCGACAACATAACCGATTATGCATAAAGCCAAGATAGATTATATTCCACGTTATTACTGCCctcacattttaaaattttcatcaatattaacttttatcaatttaaaataaagtttaaattgtttttgtcCCATCAGTACACTGTCCCAGTAATATATGGAGGGCAAGATGGCTCAATAGGCTCAACTTTCCGCTCATGGCAGGGGGGGAGGGGGGACAAAAATCACCACCCACCCTGCCTGACAATCCCCACCATTTCAAATAAGTGAATTCAAACGCAAACAATCTCCTTTTCTAATCCATATGTACAATAAATACTGAAATGCAAACAGAGCCCTGGTGAACCTCGAGCATGTGGCACGGCATTTATTAGTAAAGGCACCTTTTGATACCAAAGGGGACTCCTTATTTGGTGATTTACAACATTACATGTGGAGATTTTTATACTGCAAGCAGTTAATCTTCTAGTGATTGTTTAGCTTAAATCTTGCGATATAGCTACAAATGAAATGTATCTACTTTATGTGAGTTTGTCATAAAAAATCAATGTATGCCATTTATATTCTCTAAATAACAAGTGTTGGATACGTTAGAGTATTAATATTGTCTAACTTTGTTGCTAGAGTATGATGATTACTAACCCTACCCactgagatttttttttttgttcttctaatgatcattaattttgatttactGATTTTGCTACAATTTATTTCTTCAGAAGAACAAGTGGGATTTCTTTGCTTTTCTTATTCTTGAAGTTTCAGCTATGTTGGTTACTGGTGGAGTTTGTCTTACAAGTATGTGTCTGCCCTGACATTGAGTTACTGTGTTATGTTGTCCATTCTACTGCTCTCTAAACTGCTGATGAAAACTAAATCTGTGTGGGCAGGAGTGTTAAGTGATCCACTTGCACCTCATTCATTTGGGGCTTGGATTCATTATGTTGGTAAGAATCACCCTGGTGCAATATCATTTCTAATAGCCGAGTTTTTCATCTTCCACGGTGTGTTTGCTTTGACTGTTGTGCAGGCTAATCAggtatgtctttttttttgtgtgcaCAATTCTCTCCTGATCCTATGCACGTCTTTTTATTCAATGTTTTCATTTGTGACTTAGATATCTCGCAATATTACCACAAATGAGAGGGCAAATGCAATGCGTTATAGTTACCTCAGAGGTCCAGGCGGTAGATTTAGAAACCCCTATGATCATGGGATCAAGAAAAACTGTTCTGATTTTTTGATCAATGGTTACAATGAAGATGTGGAGTGCATTGAAGAAACAGGTCAGTCAGAGGAAGGTACAGGAATGATGAACATTGCAAGAAGCTCAAACTTGACAAATGGAGAGTCGCATACCCGTGGTCATGGAAATGGACAGTATGTCATTAATGTGAATTCCAACAGTACAAATTCCAAAACACATAATGGTCATGTTCATTCTTCACATTGTAGCCATAATAACCATGGCAAAACCAGGAACTTCAGTGCTCCCTTGGGCTTAGGTCTTGGACTTGGACGGAACAGCAGATCTGTTACACCCTCCTCATCGTGATATTCATTTCTTGGTGAAATTAACCTGTAAtgtatttataggcacatgtctggttggttggttggttggttggtttactttttttattttttattggcaACAAAGattgaataaataaagaagTACTTGGATACTTCCACCCTTTTACAAAAGCATAAATCAATAAATCCTAACTCAAGACCATAACTTTTACAATCAAATTTTATGCTTGATACACCTTTTATCACTATCATCTACCATTGGTGATGCATTTGTAAAAGATTTTAGAATTGGTTTTTCTTAGTATTGCTCATGTAATCCTTTTGTGATTGTCATTATGATTTCTAAGACCAATTTCATCTTCTATCATTTTTGCATATCTacacaatttaaacaaaatacaagGTGATAGTCTTCTAACTCACACTAAAGTTAAACCTAGATACACAAGTTATTTTTTGATACTTGTAATGAGTTTTTGTTTtcgtaattttgtataaaactgGATTCAAAAATAGATTTCTACAATTTCAACCAATTGGTATCCTCAAATGTGTAAGAAATGAACAATTCAAAAAAGTAGCAAAAATGCCGAGGTTGATTGTCACTAACACCAACACCTCCCAATTTGCTCTTGTAAAAGTTCATTTGCAACCAAGACATTTTGCATTTTATCTTCACGAAAGAAAAGGGTATCATTTGCATTTCTTTTTCCTATTTTGACTGCATTTAAAAgatgtaaattttttaagaaaaagaaaatgtgcaAGTGAATATCTTTGTCTAATCCCTTTTGAAGACCTAAACTCTTCAGTGAGACTTTCATTAACTAGAATTGAGATAATTGTTGATTTTATACATTCTTTGATCCATTTAATTCCTCTCTCACAATATTTCAGTCTTTCCATCATATAGTTtaaaaatttcacctaaatgaaaatatttcatAAGCTTTCTTATAATCTACCTTTAAAACCAAACAACTTTTCTTCTATACTCTTATCTCATCCACTACCTCATTTACAACTAAAACACTATCTAGAAGATTCTGGTATACCAAAAATGTTGATTGTGTTTCGACTATTACACTATGAAGAACCATCTTCAACCTATTTGCTGGTAGTTTTGAGATTATTTATTATAAGCATCTTACAAGGAAGATTGGCCTGTATTCCTTTAATCTTATGGGTTATCTATTTTCGGTATGATAGTAATAAAAGTTGCATTATATCCTCTAAACTATGTTTCTTGAGTATGAAAGTTGTTAACTGCTTTTATAATTGGCCTATATTCCTTTAATCTTGTGGGTTATCTATTTTTTGTATGAGAGTAATAAAAGTTGCATTACATCCTCTAGgccatatttttttagtatgaaAGTTGTTAactgtttttataatttatcttttaaaatttcttagtgatttttaataaaattaaaattatatccaTATAGTTCTGAGTTTTTACTGTCCTCACAATCTTACATTGCCTCACgaatttcttttacaaaaaaaattctcgttaagatcaaattttcatcaataaataaGGTCTTGAATGGTATTCCATCATCTATTTGTGGCTCTTGTCTACCACACCACATGTGCAATTTTGTGCTATTAGTTTAGCcatctcttcattttttttttcttttctactaCTTCTGTATCTAATTTGAAAGCTAATAAATATCGTCTTAAAAGCTATATATGAATGAAATTTGAATGTTTTTGCTTTGGGCATTTACCACTCAAATTGCTATTATCATGAGAAAAGTTATTCTTTTTGATAatcttatatatgtttttttatcactttaacTGATTAAATAAGCTGATTacttaagatttaattttgaatcaatttaaaatttacaaacaattaaacatttaatatatttcaaatatggtTTATATagttaagttaataaaaattatttaattattgaattaaaattatctaTATATTGTTAGTAATTTGATCTAAATGTTTAAATGAGatgaataatgaatattttattagtgaagt contains:
- the LOC114177499 gene encoding protein S-acyltransferase 24, whose translation is MSSEIEVVEEVQSRDEQSLASGGGDAVPDESLRNDVYTAASYGDLEKLKRLVEEEGCPVTEPDGLGYYALQWAALNNWTAVAQYIIEHGGDVNAKDHTGQTALHWSAVRGAIQAAELLLQEGARVSAADMNGYQTIHVAAQFGQTAFLYHVVSKWNADPDVPDNHGKSPLHWAAYKGFADCIRLLLFLDAHRGRQDKEGCTPLHWAAIRGNLEACTVLVQAGKKEDLMLADYTGLTPAQLASNKNHRQVAFFLGNARRLLDKRCDGNSRLGRISKLGLAPILWCIIFVLLVTYIHSVILATKLPKLTAAAGLLAWFGVLLATVGLVMFYKCSFKDPGYIRMNMRDTQDSKDDEPLLKIEINNPALLAGNWSQLCATCKIVRPLRAKHCSTCDRCVEQFDHHCPWVSNCIGKKNKWDFFAFLILEVSAMLVTGGVCLTRVLSDPLAPHSFGAWIHYVGKNHPGAISFLIAEFFIFHGVFALTVVQANQISRNITTNERANAMRYSYLRGPGGRFRNPYDHGIKKNCSDFLINGYNEDVECIEETGQSEEGTGMMNIARSSNLTNGESHTRGHGNGQYVINVNSNSTNSKTHNGHVHSSHCSHNNHGKTRNFSAPLGLGLGLGRNSRSVTPSSS